A section of the Leptotrichia buccalis C-1013-b genome encodes:
- a CDS encoding DUF3427 domain-containing protein, with product MSILVKKSEPNNLINTEEKNNNFLEITEYKENLEFEILETFSEKISGFIGKNDYQKVIEFTEKQLYLLNQVFTDKSEKIKIQNTDFHFELPLKRKNSDIIGNINELIINEKVKFRNFFIYLKQELLNCKKFYFIVSFIKYSGIQLLISTLDELEKQGIQGEIITSVYLNITDSKALRKLLSYENIKVKIYNNSSESFHTKAYLFEKEKYHSVIIGSSNISQSALYSAEEWNVKLTDSSFFNIYEKSLNQFEKLWHSNEAIELTEDFIDEYEKYKKSINTQNTFDYRKTKIKQKDEFIPNSMQKRVLEKLKETRENGNKKGLVISATGTGKTYLAAMDIKQFFEINSNNKNKLFEINEKKSKISNIKFLFIAHREELLENAMNVFSRILKIDKNKFGRIYGGLKEINKSMIFASIQSLRNCYNEFKHNFFDYIIVDEFHHSMSDSYLKTLSYFQSKFLLGLTATPKRMDGKDILSLCDYNVVDEIGIKEALEEDLIVPFHYFGVNDYTINYDNIPYKNGKYNEKILLENLLLNTRTDYIVEKINRFGFDGNELSAVAFCQNIEHASFMKEEFTKKGYKSAVITANISSNDRAEILDKFKNKKIEILCVVDILNEGIDIPTINLLLFLRPTMSSTIFIQQIGRGLRKAENKDFVTIIDFIGNHKKDYLLINYFSNEVDNKDTLFTKKEKIINEIKNQFSNIPKSCYVELDRVCQNRIIEKIEKINFSSKNILKDLYLDYKEEIGKSENEILKVSDFDTNIELFQELSLKLGSFYNAQLQFENPEILKMNKISLNSKEIEFLAYLEKKLTLVEPFTYLIINYLIKNDFITSEIIINEYKNYFNIKNDFQKKYVISRIFKELVEDKILEQNSKNNDLFKISETCKKIFQNINKIDNNNEINLKLINLDNSQNSNYNFKIRLKELLYLGLSEFKKNNNLSIFNENILIPYKKYKRIELQILLDSKVPKGSWRAGYANTDKDICLFATIDKTHILQENLKYDNSLFADDIIQWISQPKTAHTSSVGKMFINHKELGYNVHIFIRKFAFMDGNKTNPFIYLGKADYYRSSGDKPMRILWKLKQKIPQELIYELYNLD from the coding sequence ATGAGTATTTTAGTCAAAAAATCTGAGCCAAATAATTTAATAAATACAGAAGAAAAAAATAATAATTTTTTAGAAATAACTGAATACAAGGAAAATTTGGAATTTGAAATTTTGGAAACTTTTTCAGAAAAAATTTCTGGTTTTATTGGAAAAAATGATTATCAAAAAGTTATTGAATTTACTGAAAAACAGTTGTATTTATTAAATCAGGTATTTACAGATAAATCAGAAAAAATAAAAATTCAAAATACTGATTTTCACTTTGAGTTACCGCTAAAACGAAAAAATAGCGATATAATTGGAAACATAAATGAATTAATTATAAACGAAAAAGTAAAGTTTCGTAATTTTTTTATTTATTTAAAACAGGAATTATTAAACTGTAAAAAATTCTATTTTATAGTAAGTTTTATAAAATACTCAGGTATACAGCTTTTAATAAGTACTTTAGATGAACTTGAAAAACAAGGCATTCAAGGGGAAATTATAACATCTGTTTATCTAAATATTACTGACTCAAAGGCGTTAAGAAAACTTTTGTCGTATGAAAATATAAAAGTAAAGATTTACAATAATTCAAGCGAGAGTTTTCACACAAAAGCATATTTGTTTGAAAAGGAAAAATATCATAGTGTCATAATCGGCTCGTCTAATATTAGCCAAAGTGCTTTATATTCAGCAGAAGAATGGAATGTGAAACTGACAGATAGCAGTTTTTTTAATATTTATGAAAAATCATTAAATCAATTTGAGAAATTGTGGCACAGCAATGAAGCGATAGAATTGACAGAAGATTTTATTGATGAATATGAAAAATATAAAAAATCTATAAACACACAAAATACATTTGATTATAGAAAAACAAAAATAAAACAAAAAGATGAGTTTATTCCAAACAGCATGCAAAAAAGAGTTTTGGAAAAGTTGAAGGAAACAAGAGAAAATGGAAATAAAAAGGGCCTTGTAATCTCTGCAACTGGTACGGGAAAAACTTACCTTGCTGCAATGGATATAAAACAGTTTTTTGAAATTAATTCTAACAATAAAAATAAATTATTTGAAATAAATGAAAAAAAGTCCAAAATTTCAAATATAAAATTTTTATTTATCGCTCATCGTGAAGAGTTGCTGGAAAATGCAATGAATGTCTTTTCGAGAATTCTTAAAATTGATAAAAATAAATTTGGAAGAATTTACGGTGGCTTAAAAGAAATTAATAAAAGCATGATTTTTGCTTCTATTCAATCATTAAGAAATTGTTACAATGAATTTAAACATAATTTCTTTGATTATATCATAGTTGACGAATTTCATCATTCAATGTCAGACAGTTATTTAAAGACGCTATCATATTTTCAGAGTAAATTTTTGCTAGGTTTGACAGCAACTCCGAAACGTATGGATGGCAAAGATATTCTGTCACTTTGTGACTATAATGTTGTTGATGAAATTGGAATAAAAGAGGCTTTGGAAGAGGACTTGATTGTGCCTTTTCATTATTTTGGAGTAAATGATTATACGATTAATTATGATAATATTCCTTATAAAAACGGGAAATACAATGAAAAAATATTATTGGAAAATTTATTGTTGAACACACGTACGGATTATATTGTCGAAAAAATCAATAGATTTGGTTTTGATGGCAATGAATTAAGTGCTGTCGCATTTTGCCAAAATATAGAGCATGCTTCTTTCATGAAAGAAGAATTTACAAAAAAAGGTTATAAATCCGCTGTAATCACAGCAAATATAAGCTCAAATGATAGAGCAGAAATTTTAGACAAATTTAAAAATAAAAAAATTGAAATTTTATGTGTAGTAGATATTTTAAACGAAGGAATTGACATTCCAACAATTAATTTACTGCTATTTTTACGTCCTACAATGTCCTCAACGATTTTTATACAGCAAATTGGAAGAGGATTAAGAAAGGCTGAAAATAAAGATTTTGTTACAATTATTGATTTTATTGGAAATCATAAGAAAGATTATTTGCTAATAAATTATTTTTCAAACGAAGTTGACAACAAGGATACTTTATTTACTAAAAAAGAAAAAATAATAAACGAAATAAAAAATCAATTTTCAAATATTCCAAAATCATGCTATGTAGAACTAGATAGAGTTTGTCAAAATCGTATTATTGAAAAAATCGAAAAAATCAACTTCAGTTCTAAAAATATTTTAAAAGACTTGTATTTAGATTATAAAGAAGAAATTGGCAAATCTGAAAATGAAATTTTAAAAGTAAGTGATTTTGATACAAATATCGAATTATTTCAAGAATTATCCTTAAAATTAGGCTCATTTTATAATGCACAATTACAATTTGAAAATCCTGAAATTCTAAAAATGAATAAAATATCTTTAAATTCAAAAGAAATTGAATTTCTGGCATATTTAGAAAAAAAATTGACGCTTGTAGAGCCATTTACGTATTTAATTATAAATTATTTGATAAAAAATGATTTTATAACTTCAGAAATTATTATTAATGAATATAAAAATTATTTCAATATCAAAAACGATTTTCAAAAAAAATATGTAATAAGCCGCATATTTAAAGAATTAGTTGAAGATAAAATTTTAGAACAAAACTCCAAAAATAATGATTTATTCAAAATTTCTGAAACTTGCAAAAAAATATTTCAAAATATAAATAAAATTGATAATAACAATGAAATAAACTTAAAACTTATAAATTTAGATAATTCTCAAAATTCAAATTATAATTTCAAGATTCGTCTAAAAGAATTACTATATTTAGGATTGTCAGAATTTAAGAAAAATAATAATTTATCGATATTCAATGAGAATATTCTGATTCCGTATAAAAAATATAAAAGAATAGAACTCCAAATTTTGCTGGATTCCAAAGTACCAAAAGGAAGCTGGAGAGCAGGCTATGCGAATACAGACAAGGATATTTGCCTTTTTGCAACAATTGATAAGACTCATATTTTGCAGGAAAATTTAAAATATGATAATTCTCTTTTTGCAGATGATATAATTCAGTGGATAAGCCAGCCTAAAACTGCTCATACTTCAAGTGTGGGAAAAATGTTTATTAACCATAAGGAATTGGGATATAATGTGCATATTTTTATAAGAAAATTTGCATTTATGGATGGGAATAAAACTAATCCGTTTATTTATTTGGGGAAAGCTGATTATTATAGAAGTTCTGGAGATAAGCCAATGAGAATTTTGTGGAAATTAAAACAGAAAATACCACAGGAACTGATATATGAATTGTATAATTTGGATTAA
- a CDS encoding tyrosine-type recombinase/integrase, whose amino-acid sequence MPVYYNADKKTWYAMFYAKDYKGVNKKYKKTGFKKKKEAQEYEYEFKKKISKSVNMSFNSLYELYFEDYKKRHKPTAINTVETFFRLHILPFFDNIEISKINSYMIREWQNEMLEKKNENGKLFSENSKANIYAALKSMFNWAAKYQGLNENPCKNLGAFGSKKNRSEMKIWSVDDFNKFINLLEIKNKEKNGKYTDAIIIFKILFWTGLRIGEVLALTFDDINLKEKFIDVNKTISHINKKDYITTPKTLGSVRKVILPENLILDLKLYFSKFEKQKISKSERIFNLKKSQLRYILEKCSIQAEVEKIRLHDFRHSHASYLLFIQADITAISKRLGHDNLQTTINTYSHLYKDANKQLMKKLNTNN is encoded by the coding sequence ATGCCTGTTTATTATAACGCTGACAAAAAAACGTGGTATGCAATGTTTTATGCTAAAGATTATAAAGGTGTGAATAAAAAATATAAAAAAACTGGATTTAAGAAAAAAAAGGAAGCTCAAGAATATGAATATGAATTTAAGAAAAAAATTTCAAAATCTGTAAACATGTCATTTAATTCGCTTTATGAGCTTTATTTTGAAGACTATAAAAAAAGACATAAACCTACCGCCATTAATACTGTGGAAACTTTTTTCAGGCTGCACATATTACCTTTTTTCGATAATATTGAAATTAGCAAAATCAATTCCTATATGATTCGGGAATGGCAAAATGAAATGCTGGAAAAGAAAAATGAAAATGGGAAATTATTTAGCGAAAATTCAAAAGCTAATATTTATGCAGCTTTAAAAAGTATGTTTAACTGGGCTGCTAAATATCAGGGACTAAATGAGAATCCGTGTAAAAATTTAGGGGCATTTGGAAGCAAAAAAAATCGTTCTGAAATGAAAATCTGGTCAGTAGATGATTTTAATAAATTTATAAATTTACTTGAAATAAAAAATAAAGAAAAAAATGGTAAATATACTGATGCGATTATTATATTTAAAATTTTATTTTGGACTGGATTACGAATTGGAGAAGTCTTGGCACTTACATTTGATGACATTAATTTGAAGGAAAAATTTATAGATGTAAACAAAACGATTTCTCATATAAATAAAAAAGATTATATAACCACTCCAAAAACTTTAGGCTCAGTAAGAAAAGTAATTTTGCCTGAAAATCTTATTTTAGATTTAAAATTATATTTTTCTAAATTTGAAAAACAAAAAATTTCAAAATCAGAAAGAATATTTAATTTAAAAAAATCTCAATTACGTTATATTTTGGAAAAATGCAGTATCCAAGCTGAAGTTGAAAAAATAAGGCTTCATGATTTTAGACATTCACATGCATCGTATTTATTATTTATCCAAGCTGACATCACTGCCATCAGTAAACGTCTTGGACATGACAATTTACAAACTACGATAAATACTTATTCTCATTTGTATAAAGATGCTAATAAACAGCTTATGAAAAAATTAAATACTAATAATTAA
- the murJ gene encoding murein biosynthesis integral membrane protein MurJ: protein MFKSSFIVMVINMLSRILGLVREMIIGSVFGATGMTDAYFSATKIPNFFTTLFGEGSLGTVFIPIYNRGIEESGKERTDEFVFSVLNLIVAFTSTMSILMILFSRQILKVTTGFADPERFETANILLKIVAFYFLFIALSGVVSSLLNNYKKFAIAASMGIVFNLTIIIGTLLLKNKMGIYGLGIAYLLSGVFQLGMMLPQFFQIMKTYKFNFNLKDEYVQEMFKLMIPTLIGIFGYQINEIIDNRFATMLPAGTASALNYASRLYLLPIGVFAISLAVVIFPTLSKAVVKNRMKTVRKVIHQGLYMLAFLIIPSSVILFGYAQEIVTLIYKRGHFTDKSVILTAETLQFYAIGLLFFSTIHLLTRSHYVFKDRTLPVISSFTAIGINILLDWLLYKQYRHVGLTFATSFSAMINFLILYISLTTRYVRLRNFKYIVILGITFVISGISFYLSKLVKLNLLGRFNIAINLAVFAAIYFIIWFILISIFRKDIIERILRKTIKKGRNR, encoded by the coding sequence ATGTTTAAATCTAGTTTTATAGTAATGGTAATAAATATGTTGAGCCGTATTTTAGGACTTGTGAGGGAAATGATTATTGGAAGCGTTTTTGGAGCGACAGGAATGACAGATGCATATTTCAGTGCTACAAAAATTCCTAATTTTTTTACAACGTTATTTGGAGAAGGTTCACTCGGTACGGTTTTTATCCCGATTTATAATCGTGGAATTGAAGAATCTGGAAAAGAAAGGACAGATGAATTTGTATTTTCAGTGCTAAATTTAATAGTGGCTTTTACGTCAACAATGTCAATTCTTATGATTCTGTTTTCAAGACAAATTTTAAAAGTAACAACAGGATTTGCAGATCCTGAAAGATTTGAAACTGCCAATATTCTTTTAAAGATAGTTGCTTTTTATTTTTTATTCATTGCACTTTCTGGAGTCGTGTCATCATTATTAAATAATTATAAAAAATTTGCAATAGCAGCATCAATGGGAATTGTATTTAATTTGACAATTATAATTGGAACATTGCTTTTGAAAAATAAAATGGGAATTTATGGACTTGGGATAGCTTATCTTTTGTCAGGTGTTTTTCAATTAGGAATGATGCTTCCACAATTTTTTCAAATAATGAAAACTTATAAATTTAACTTTAATTTAAAAGATGAATACGTACAAGAAATGTTCAAATTAATGATTCCAACATTAATTGGAATTTTTGGCTATCAAATAAATGAAATTATAGATAACCGTTTTGCGACAATGCTTCCAGCAGGAACAGCCAGCGCCTTAAATTATGCTAGCCGACTATATTTATTGCCAATTGGAGTTTTTGCCATTTCACTGGCAGTTGTAATTTTTCCAACATTGTCAAAAGCAGTAGTAAAAAATAGAATGAAAACTGTAAGAAAAGTAATTCATCAAGGACTATACATGTTAGCATTTTTAATAATTCCGTCTTCAGTAATTTTATTTGGCTATGCACAGGAAATTGTAACATTAATTTACAAACGTGGACACTTTACCGACAAAAGTGTCATTCTTACGGCTGAAACATTACAATTTTATGCAATCGGACTGCTATTTTTCTCAACAATACATCTTCTTACAAGAAGCCATTATGTATTCAAGGACAGAACTTTACCAGTAATTTCATCATTTACAGCAATCGGAATTAACATTCTTTTGGACTGGCTATTGTACAAGCAATACCGTCATGTCGGATTAACATTCGCAACTTCTTTTTCCGCAATGATAAATTTCCTTATATTATACATATCACTAACAACAAGATATGTACGATTACGGAATTTCAAATACATTGTAATACTGGGAATAACATTTGTTATTTCAGGAATTTCTTTTTATCTTTCAAAATTAGTAAAATTAAATTTGCTTGGAAGATTCAATATTGCAATAAATTTAGCAGTTTTTGCCGCAATTTATTTTATAATTTGGTTCATTTTAATATCTATTTTTAGAAAAGATATAATTGAGCGAATATTAAGAAAAACTATAAAAAAAGGTAGAAATAGATGA
- a CDS encoding segregation and condensation protein A, protein MNTIKIKTENFEGPLDLLIHLIEKKKMDINAINISQIIDDYLNYIHSQKELNLKIKVEFLIMATDLIEIKAYSVLNRDKKIEKIENLEKKIIEYRLFKEISELFSKYENPYNISYTRTGTKSIENEIEYDISSLTLDNLFKSLKNLINSNKKNKPEEQMLLNLEKDTYSTEDAYKEISEIITANNEIEFNRLLKNKFSKVRIVTLFLCILDMFKNGEIDIIVENDTFFIKKYTNNNKTN, encoded by the coding sequence ATGAACACAATAAAAATAAAAACAGAAAATTTTGAAGGGCCTTTAGATTTACTCATTCATCTAATTGAAAAAAAGAAAATGGATATTAATGCGATAAATATTTCACAAATAATAGATGATTATTTAAACTATATTCATTCACAAAAAGAATTAAATTTAAAAATAAAAGTTGAATTTTTGATAATGGCGACTGATTTAATTGAGATTAAAGCATATTCAGTATTAAATAGAGATAAAAAAATTGAAAAAATAGAAAATCTTGAAAAAAAAATAATTGAATATCGGTTATTTAAAGAAATTTCTGAATTATTTTCAAAATATGAAAATCCGTACAATATTTCCTATACAAGAACAGGAACAAAAAGTATAGAAAATGAAATTGAATACGATATTTCGAGCTTAACTCTAGATAATTTATTTAAAAGTCTAAAAAATTTAATCAATTCAAATAAAAAAAATAAACCTGAAGAGCAAATGCTCTTAAATTTAGAAAAAGATACTTATTCGACAGAAGATGCTTATAAAGAAATTTCTGAAATTATAACAGCTAATAATGAAATAGAATTTAATCGCCTGTTAAAAAATAAATTTTCAAAAGTCAGAATAGTAACATTATTTCTCTGCATTCTCGATATGTTTAAAAACGGAGAAATTGATATAATTGTTGAAAATGATACTTTTTTTATAAAAAAATACACTAATAATAATAAAACAAACTAA
- a CDS encoding bifunctional riboflavin kinase/FAD synthetase — protein MKFITKNLSEIKDIIEYNKSLKFTDYDKNIEEIGRSKNIVILGNFDGIHKGHKIILEKAVKKAKEKNLKTIVYTFSEYPKNRQNKITTCSEKAYLLNENKIDYLYLEEFEKVRNYSPEEFVEKVIVNILNASEVYCGFNFTFGKKKSGNVIMLEKLLKEKNIKLNIQEPVLDENNEIISSTRIRKYIENTNFTKVKELLGHNLIILGKVIYGKQLGRVIGFPTANLRFESKVYPEFGVYGVKIYIENDEKVYNGVMNIGRNPTVDIGVLSVETNIFNFNEDIYGKVILIEVLENIRPEKKFNSVEELKTQIGNDVNYWKQKISYWRKKYQRETDAI, from the coding sequence ATGAAATTTATTACAAAAAATTTATCGGAAATAAAGGATATTATTGAATATAATAAGAGTTTGAAATTTACTGATTATGATAAAAATATCGAAGAAATAGGACGGTCGAAAAATATTGTAATTTTGGGAAATTTTGACGGAATTCATAAAGGACATAAAATTATTTTAGAAAAGGCTGTTAAAAAAGCTAAAGAAAAAAATTTGAAAACGATAGTTTATACTTTTAGTGAATATCCTAAAAATCGTCAAAATAAAATAACTACCTGTTCTGAAAAGGCTTATTTATTAAATGAAAATAAAATTGACTATCTTTATTTGGAAGAGTTTGAAAAAGTTAGGAATTACTCGCCTGAAGAATTTGTAGAAAAAGTTATTGTGAATATTTTGAATGCAAGCGAAGTTTATTGCGGCTTCAATTTTACTTTTGGAAAAAAAAAGTCTGGAAATGTTATTATGCTTGAAAAACTTTTGAAGGAAAAAAACATAAAATTAAATATTCAGGAACCTGTTTTGGATGAAAACAATGAAATTATAAGCAGCACAAGAATCAGAAAATATATAGAAAATACAAATTTTACAAAAGTGAAAGAACTTTTAGGACATAATCTTATTATTTTGGGAAAAGTTATTTATGGAAAACAGCTAGGACGAGTTATCGGATTTCCTACAGCAAATTTACGTTTTGAAAGTAAAGTTTATCCTGAATTTGGAGTTTATGGAGTAAAGATTTATATCGAAAATGACGAAAAAGTTTATAATGGAGTAATGAATATTGGTAGAAATCCTACAGTTGATATTGGTGTGTTAAGTGTTGAGACAAACATTTTTAATTTTAATGAAGATATTTACGGAAAAGTTATTTTAATTGAAGTTTTGGAAAATATTCGTCCCGAAAAAAAATTTAATTCTGTCGAAGAATTAAAAACACAAATAGGAAATGATGTAAATTACTGGAAACAAAAAATTTCATATTGGCGTAAAAAATATCAAAGGGAAACAGACGCAATATGA
- a CDS encoding bactofilin family protein produces MALFSSNKEKRENEDKLSKQFSVNNEENVNGISTISMETTITGTIESNSVFKMEGVLNGDINGNKLVHVGKTGKVNGNITAETVVIDGEVSGEVAADKVEIGNTGKVYATITSAVFVIQEGGLFEGTKKIKVALIKEKETKPKAFDKEKLEKKENKEL; encoded by the coding sequence ATGGCATTATTTTCTAGTAATAAAGAAAAAAGAGAAAATGAGGATAAATTAAGCAAACAATTTTCTGTAAATAATGAAGAAAATGTAAATGGAATTAGTACAATTTCAATGGAAACAACAATAACAGGAACTATTGAATCAAATTCTGTATTCAAAATGGAAGGTGTCCTAAATGGAGATATTAATGGGAATAAACTTGTGCACGTTGGAAAAACAGGGAAAGTAAATGGAAATATTACTGCTGAAACAGTAGTTATTGATGGAGAAGTTTCAGGAGAAGTTGCGGCAGACAAAGTTGAAATAGGGAATACAGGAAAAGTATATGCTACAATAACTTCAGCTGTATTTGTAATCCAAGAAGGCGGTCTATTTGAAGGGACTAAAAAAATAAAAGTGGCTCTTATAAAAGAAAAAGAAACAAAACCAAAGGCTTTTGATAAAGAAAAGTTAGAAAAAAAAGAAAATAAGGAATTATAA
- a CDS encoding bifunctional ADP-dependent NAD(P)H-hydrate dehydratase/NAD(P)H-hydrate epimerase, which produces MLLGGNETTRKIDSFAINELKIPSIVLMENAAISFVKHIDENENNFLIICGKGNNGGDGYAIARQLFSKNKNVKIFCISNENMSHDCFVNYEICKNMGIEIFYKIEELDKLLLECDVVIEGIFGTGLNSEIKGEYCEIIEKINFLNKNKITYSIDIPSGINGDTGEIMGISVKADITISFVTYKKGFLKSDIKNYLGKVVIENIGLNENKISHIVNDYYLTPEMIKKFYIERNDNSHKGDFGKVLIFAGSSGFYGAGNIVAKSCVRSGAGLTTVITDKNNFSLNVFVPEAMSFPVNFENIEENFEKLENEILNSDVIAIGPGIGKSYKALKIFEKLISFEKNYKGNNIKLVLDADALNLLSENRELFDKIKNRSVLTPHLVEFSRLTGVSPEEINKNKFEIAKEFSQRYGITLLLKGKNTIITNGEKIFVNSTGNSHMANGGMGDCLTGIICSLVGQKYNLLESAVIGAYLHGKIADELLKKQYVINASHIIENISKYILKIFLN; this is translated from the coding sequence ATGTTGTTAGGTGGAAATGAAACTACAAGAAAAATTGACAGTTTTGCGATAAATGAACTAAAAATTCCAAGTATTGTACTTATGGAAAATGCTGCTATTTCTTTTGTAAAACATATTGATGAAAATGAAAATAATTTTCTTATCATTTGTGGTAAAGGGAATAACGGTGGTGATGGCTATGCGATTGCACGGCAATTATTTTCAAAAAATAAGAATGTTAAAATTTTTTGTATAAGCAATGAAAATATGAGTCATGACTGCTTTGTAAATTATGAAATTTGTAAAAATATGGGAATTGAGATATTTTATAAAATAGAGGAATTGGATAAACTGCTTTTAGAATGTGATGTTGTAATAGAAGGTATTTTTGGAACAGGGTTAAATTCTGAAATAAAAGGAGAGTATTGTGAAATTATTGAAAAAATTAATTTTTTGAATAAAAATAAAATTACTTATTCCATTGACATTCCATCTGGAATTAATGGCGATACTGGAGAAATTATGGGAATTTCAGTTAAAGCTGATATTACAATTTCATTTGTTACATACAAAAAAGGATTTTTAAAATCAGATATAAAAAATTATTTGGGAAAAGTAGTTATTGAAAATATTGGATTAAATGAAAATAAAATTAGTCATATTGTCAATGACTATTATTTAACACCAGAAATGATAAAAAAATTTTATATTGAAAGAAATGATAATTCTCACAAGGGAGATTTTGGAAAAGTATTAATTTTTGCTGGAAGCAGTGGATTTTATGGAGCTGGAAATATTGTGGCAAAATCTTGTGTGAGAAGCGGAGCTGGACTTACAACTGTAATTACAGATAAAAATAATTTTTCACTTAATGTATTTGTTCCCGAAGCTATGAGCTTTCCTGTAAATTTTGAAAATATAGAAGAAAATTTTGAAAAACTGGAAAATGAAATTTTAAACAGTGATGTTATTGCCATTGGGCCTGGAATTGGAAAAAGTTATAAGGCATTGAAAATTTTTGAAAAATTAATCAGTTTTGAAAAAAACTATAAAGGAAATAATATAAAACTTGTACTGGATGCAGATGCGTTAAATTTATTATCAGAAAATAGAGAACTTTTTGATAAAATAAAAAATAGGAGTGTTTTAACTCCACATTTAGTAGAATTTTCAAGATTGACAGGAGTTTCTCCAGAAGAAATTAATAAAAATAAATTTGAAATAGCAAAAGAATTTTCTCAAAGATACGGAATAACTTTGCTTTTAAAAGGGAAAAATACAATTATCACAAATGGCGAAAAAATCTTTGTAAACAGTACAGGAAATTCTCATATGGCAAATGGAGGAATGGGAGACTGCCTGACTGGAATTATATGTTCGCTTGTGGGACAAAAATATAATTTGTTGGAATCAGCTGTTATTGGAGCATATTTGCATGGTAAAATTGCTGATGAGTTATTAAAGAAACAGTATGTAATCAATGCTTCACACATTATTGAAAATATTTCTAAATATATTCTTAAAATTTTTTTAAATTAG
- the hisJ gene encoding histidinol-phosphatase HisJ — protein MKTKKTIFPSNLHAHTFYCDGKNNAEDYILTAIEKGFTSVGLSGHSFTAFDTEPCMTEQGTQEYLKELKELKEKYKNKMQVYIGIEADFYTGYNRETDKEMGLDFRIGSVHYVKDREKDEYYCVDNTPEILKYGIKNYADEDERAFIEAYFDNIVEMVHTQKPDIIGHLDLVRKFNKDLKYFDENTDWYKKKVEYVLDEIAKTDAIIEINTGGMSRGWTQTPYPSVPILERILAKNIPITISSDAHETKNIDFYFEESLEIARKAGFKSVKILDGGEFRDFEI, from the coding sequence ATGAAAACTAAAAAAACAATTTTCCCATCAAATCTTCACGCCCATACATTTTACTGCGACGGTAAAAACAATGCTGAAGATTATATTTTAACTGCAATAGAGAAAGGATTTACAAGTGTCGGACTTTCGGGGCATTCTTTTACAGCATTTGATACAGAACCGTGCATGACGGAACAAGGTACACAGGAATATTTGAAGGAATTAAAAGAACTAAAAGAAAAATACAAAAATAAAATGCAGGTTTATATTGGAATCGAAGCTGATTTTTATACTGGATATAACAGGGAAACTGATAAGGAAATGGGACTTGATTTTAGGATTGGATCTGTTCATTATGTGAAAGATAGGGAAAAAGACGAGTATTACTGTGTTGATAACACGCCTGAGATTTTGAAATATGGGATAAAAAATTATGCAGATGAAGACGAAAGGGCATTTATTGAAGCATATTTTGATAATATTGTGGAAATGGTACATACTCAAAAGCCTGATATTATTGGGCATTTGGATTTAGTTAGAAAATTTAACAAAGATTTGAAATATTTTGATGAAAATACTGACTGGTACAAAAAGAAAGTAGAATATGTACTGGATGAAATAGCAAAAACTGATGCGATTATTGAAATTAATACTGGTGGAATGTCAAGAGGATGGACACAAACTCCTTATCCGAGTGTTCCAATACTGGAAAGAATTTTAGCTAAAAATATTCCGATTACAATTTCTTCTGATGCACATGAAACTAAAAATATTGATTTTTATTTTGAAGAAAGTCTCGAAATTGCTAGAAAAGCTGGATTTAAGAGTGTGAAAATTTTGGATGGTGGAGAGTTTAGAGATTTTGAAATTTGA